The Salvia splendens isolate huo1 chromosome 21, SspV2, whole genome shotgun sequence genome includes a window with the following:
- the LOC121785143 gene encoding probable L-type lectin-domain containing receptor kinase S.5 gives MVSTAAVAAAVVVVLLAAAVVADGKKLKTFSVRYNDFDAGRDKDSFIREGNSTININALQVTLDTASYIFISNLSGRILFYKPFRLWENPARQPSFSTSFLANIFPTGNGTEGGGLAFVIVPDLAGPPLQSTGRYLGLTNAFTDGNSSNKLVAVELDTSKQDFDPDDNHIGLNLNGVRSVVAKPLAPHNITLYNSQNTTLSSSPEPKFHNVWVDYDGHRIQVYIAEQYGQNSPTPSKPRDAIIALDLNLTEHLSQDSYFGFAASTGDMTQLNCILRWNLTVNHLEEDPNWLVIGLGTGIGATVVVALGAVGLVCYCRKQRAISNPNLVGALRSLPGTPQEFEFKDLKKATNSFDERNKLGQGGYGEVFRGNLAKENLDIAVKRFSRESLQGQDDFLAELTIINRLRHRHLVKLLGWCHKYGKLLLVYEYMPNGSLDKHLFVGRDVEPLGWQVRYKIVFGVASALQYLHNEYEQRVVHRDLKASNIMLDSNFNARLGDFGLARALDNEKTSYAEAEGVLGTMGYIAPECFHMGKATQQSDVYALGAVVLELVCGRRPGAKIGGFQLLVDWVWYLHRDGRLQEAVDPRLGEDFVGPEAERLLLLGLACSHPTAAERPKTQAIVQIISGTVAAPVVPPFKPAFVWPAAAGPMGLDTGSATETTSQLGSEWSGQYLSRESYTDSSLV, from the exons ATGGTCTCCACCGCCGCTGTTGCCGCCGCCGTTGTAGTCGTATTGTTGGCGGCCGCCGTGGTAGCAGACGGCAAAAAGCTGAAAACGTTCAGCGTAAGGTACAATGATTTTGATGCAGGCAGAGACAAGGACAGCTTTATTCGAGAAGGCAATTCAACAATCAACATTAACGCTCTGCAGGTAACCTTGGATACTGCTTCGTACATCTTCATCTCCAATCTCTCCGGTCGTATCCTCTTCTACAAGCCCTTTCGCCTCTGGGAAAATCCAGCTCGCCAGCCCTCTTTCAGCACCTCCTTCCTCGCCAACATTTTCCCCACAGGTAACGGAACTGAAGGTGGAGGTCTGGCCTTCGTCATTGTCCCCGACCTCGCCGGCCCGCCGCTCCAAAGCACCGGCAGGTACCTCGGACTCACCAACGCCTTCACCGACGGAAACTCCTCTAATAAATTAGTCGCCGTCGAGCTCGACACCTCCAAGCAAGACTTCGATCCGGACGACAACCACATCGGCCTCAATCTCAACGGCGTCAGATCTGTGGTGGCAAAGCCTCTGGCGCCGCACAACATCACTCTATATAATTCGCAAAACACCACTCTATCTTCTTCACCCGAACCGAAATTCCACAACGTCTGGGTCGACTACGACGGCCACCGCATCCAGGTCTACATCGCGGAGCAGTATGGGCAGAATTCCCCCACCCCGTCGAAGCCGCGCGATGCGATTATCGCGCTCGATCTGAATCTGACGGAGCACTTGAGCCAGGACTCGTATTTCGGGTTCGCGGCGTCGACGGGGGACATGACGCAGCTCAACTGTATTCTGAGGTGGAATCTGACCGTCAATCACTTGGAAGAGGATCCGAACTGGCTGGTGATCGGGCTGGGAACGGGGATTGGGGCGACGGTGGTGGTGGCGCTGGGCGCGGTGGGGTTGGTGTGCTACTGCCGGAAGCAGCGGGCGATTTCGAATCCGAATCTGGTGGGGGCGCTGCGGAGTCTGCCTGGGACGCCGCAGGAGTTTGAGTTCAAGGACTTGAAGAAGGCCACCAACAGCTTCGACGAGAGGAACAAGCTCGGCCAGGGCGGCTACGGCGAGGTTTTCCGCGGGAATCTGGCAAAGGAGAATCTCGACATCGCCGTCAAGAGATTCTCCAGAGAAAGCCTTCAAGGCCAGGACGATTTCTTGGCCGAGCTCACCATCATCAACCGTCTCCGCCACCGCCATCTCGTCAAGTTACTAG GGTGGTGCCACAAGTATGGGAAGCTATTGCTGGTGTACGAGTACATGCCCAACGGCAGCCTAGACAAGCACCTGTTCGTGGGGCGGGATGTGGAGCCGCTGGGGTGGCAAGTCCGCTACAAGATTGTATTCGGCGTGGCCTCTGCCCTGCAATACCTTCACAACGAGTACGAACAGAGGGTGGTCCACCGCGACCTCAAGGCCAGCAACATCATGCTTGACTCCAACTTCAACGCTCGTCTTGGTGATTTTGGCCTGGCCCGGGCACTAGACAACGAGAAGACATCCTACGCCGAGGCAGAGGGGGTGCTGGGCACCATGGGGTACATCGCGCCCGAGTGCTTCCACATGGGCAAGGCCACGCAGCAGTCGGACGTCTACGCGCTTGGCGCTGTGGTGCTGGAGCTCGTGTGTGGGAGGCGGCCCGGGGCCAAGATCGGCGGGTTCCAGCTGCTGGTCGATTGGGTGTGGTATCTGCATCGCGATGGGCGGCTGCAGGAGGCCGTGGACCCGAGGCTGGGGGAAGACTTTGTGGGGCCCGAGGCGGAGAGGCTGCTGCTTCTGGGGCTGGCGTGCTCGCACCCTACCGCGGCCGAGAGGCCTAAGACGCAGGCGATAGTGCAGATCATATCGGGGACGGTGGCTGCCCCCGTGGTCCCACCGTTTAAACCAGCATTCGTGTGGCCTGCAGCGGCGGGGCCCATGGGTTTGGACACGGGCTCCGCCACGGAGACCACTTCGCAATTGGGGTCCGAGTGGAGTGGGCAGTACCTTAGCAGGGAGAGCTACACTGACTCCTCCTTGGTCTAG
- the LOC121783640 gene encoding uncharacterized protein LOC121783640 isoform X1 gives MAAALASSSLHLSAARQLLKSSAFAYPKKQNLKVGVRVRAASKGKDDSSVEDPSIPQWAQPGSEEPPPWAREEAQKESSGVEVPFYAYLIASSITAIAAIGSIFEYVNEKPVFGVLSSDSVLYAPVLGFFVFTGIPTSLIKRRRNKIGGMDFSDFTCVFHYAPHFWLDVSCIYHNI, from the exons ATGGCCGCCGCATTAGCCTCATCTTCTCTCCACTTATCAGCAGCTCGGCAGCTATTGAAGTCATCAGCTTTCGCTTATCCAAAGAAACAGAATTTGAAGGTTGGGGTTCGAGTGAGGGCCGCGTCAAAAGGGAAAGACGATAGCAGTGTGGAAGACCCTTCAATTCCTCAGTGGGCCCAGCCCGGTTCGGAAGAGCCTCCGCCGTGGGCCCGAGAAGAAGCCCAGAAAGAGAGCTCGGGCGTGGAGGTTCCCTTCTACGCTTACTTGATCGCATCCAGCATCACCGCCATTGCTGCG ATTGGGTCTATTTTTGAGTACGTGAATGAGAAGCCAGTGTTTGGGGTATTGAGTTCGGACAGTGTATTGTATGCGCCTGTGCTGGGATTCTTTGTATTCACTGGCATCCCCACTTCG CTAATAAAGAGGCGGAGGAACAAGATCGGAGGGATGGATTTCTCTGATTTTACTTGTGTTTTCCATTATGCTCCTCATTTCTGGCTGGATGTATCATGTATATACCATAATATATGA
- the LOC121783640 gene encoding uncharacterized protein LOC121783640 isoform X2, whose product MAAALASSSLHLSAARQLLKSSAFAYPKKQNLKVGVRVRAASKGKDDSSVEDPSIPQWAQPGSEEPPPWAREEAQKESSGVEVPFYAYLIASSITAIAAIGSIFEYVNEKPVFGVLSSDSVLYAPVLGFFVFTGIPTSAFLWYKSVEAANKEAEEQDRRDGFL is encoded by the exons ATGGCCGCCGCATTAGCCTCATCTTCTCTCCACTTATCAGCAGCTCGGCAGCTATTGAAGTCATCAGCTTTCGCTTATCCAAAGAAACAGAATTTGAAGGTTGGGGTTCGAGTGAGGGCCGCGTCAAAAGGGAAAGACGATAGCAGTGTGGAAGACCCTTCAATTCCTCAGTGGGCCCAGCCCGGTTCGGAAGAGCCTCCGCCGTGGGCCCGAGAAGAAGCCCAGAAAGAGAGCTCGGGCGTGGAGGTTCCCTTCTACGCTTACTTGATCGCATCCAGCATCACCGCCATTGCTGCG ATTGGGTCTATTTTTGAGTACGTGAATGAGAAGCCAGTGTTTGGGGTATTGAGTTCGGACAGTGTATTGTATGCGCCTGTGCTGGGATTCTTTGTATTCACTGGCATCCCCACTTCG GCATTTCTTTGGTACAAATCTGTTGAAGCAGCTAATAAAGAGGCGGAGGAACAAGATCGGAGGGATGGATTTCTCTGA
- the LOC121783738 gene encoding subtilisin-like serine-protease S, translated as MASLTKLQILFLCLCVFLAPSFSSKLYVVYMGSGGGDGPDEILRQHHQILNDLHRGSVEEAKASHVYSYKHAFRGFAARLTEEQASQVAEMPGVVSVFPNTRRSLHTTHSWDFMGLLGEETMEVPGYSTKNQVNVIIGFIDTGIWPESPSFSDAGMPPVPAGWKGRCQPGEEFNSSTCNRKVIGARYYLNGYQAEEEQEKIVSYRSARDSVGHGSHTSSIAAGRFVDNMNYNGLAAGGARGGVPMARVAVYKTCWRSACYDVDLLAAFDDAIRDGVNIISLSLGGDSPQGDYFSDAISIGAFHAVSRGVVVVASAGNEGTPGSVTNLAPWIITVGASSTDRDFTSDIVLGNGAHFSGESLSVSKMHASASIISAAEAYGGYFTPYQSSYCLESSLNITKVKGKVLVCRHAGSSTESKLAKGTVVKDAGGVGMILIDEADKDVAIPFAIPAAIVGNRVGYRILSYIKNSRKPTSTIMSAKTIIGSRSAPQVAPFSSKGPNALTPEILKPDVLAPGLNILAAWSPATANMNFNILSGTSMACPHVTGIVALIKSVHQSWSPSALKSAIMTTATTWNKHRKPIRAGPDGRKANPFDLGSGFVRPKQVLDPGLVYDATPSDYEAFLCSIGYSDRKLQLITGDNRTCSSKVSTSALNYPSITVPDLKSSFSVIRTVTNVGRPRSVYKVVVYPPTGVNVTVVPKRLVFYRYGQKISFTVKFETTAPTRDYVFGSLSWRSRRSWVTTPLVVRALSSRSGLQM; from the exons ATGGCTTCTCTCACAAAACTCCAGATTTTGTTTCTTTGCCTCTGTGTTTTTCTTGCCCCATCATTTTCTTCCAAG TTGTATGTGGTGTACATGGGCAGCGGAGGTGGTGATGGCCCAGATGAGATTTTGAGGCAGCACCACCAAATTCTTAATGATCTTCATAGGGGGAG TGTGGAAGAGGCCAAGGCTTCTCATGTGTATAGTTATAAGCATGCTTTCAGAGGCTTTGCAGCCAGGTTGACTGAGGAGCAAGCTTCTCAAGTTGCAG AAATGCCGGGAGTTGTGTCGGTTTTCCCCAACACTAGGAGGAGCCTCCACACCACTCATTCTTGGGATTTCATGGGCCTCCTTGGGGAAGAAACTATGGAGGTTCCTGGTTATTCCACTAAGAACCAAGTTAATGTCATCATTGGTTTCATTGATACAG GTATTTGGCCGGAGTCCCCTAGTTTTAGTGATGCAGGCATGCCCCCTGTGCCGGCTGGATGGAAGGGACGTTGCCAGCCAGGGGAAGAATTCAACTCTTCCACGTGCAACAG GAAAGTGATTGGTGCAAGATACTACCTGAATGGCTATCAAGCGGAAGAAGAGCAGGAGAAGATAGTATCGTACAGATCTGCAAGGGACAGTGTTGGACACGGGAGTCATACCTCGTCAATTGCAGCAGGTCGATTTGTTGATAACATGAACTACAACGGGTTGGCAGCGGGTGGAGCCAGAGGGGGTGTTCCGATGGCTAGGGTTGCTGTATACAAGACCTGTTGGAGGTCTGCTTGCTATGACGTCGACTTGTTGGCTGCATTTGATGATGCCATTAGGGACGGGGTGAATATCATATCCCTATCTTTGGGCGGTGATTCTCCACAGGGAGATTATTTCAGTGATGCCATTTCCATCGGGGCCTTTCATGCTGTCAGCCGTGGAGTGGTGGTGGTTGCTTCAGCCGGAAATGAAGGGACTCCGGGGTCTGTAACGAATCTTGCTCCTTGGATCATCACTGTGGGAGCTAGTTCCACAGACAGAGACTTCACATCCGATATTGTTCTTGGAAATGGAGCTCATTTTTCG GGTGAGAGTCTAAGTGTTTCAAAGATGCATGCCTCAGCTAGTATCATATCCGCTGCTGAAGCTTACGGAGGATACTTCACTCCTTACCAATCCAG TTACTGTTTGGAGAGTTCCTTGAATATCACGAAGGTGAAAGGTAAAGTTCTGGTTTGTCGTCATGCTGGGAGCTCCACAGAGTCGAAGCTTGCAAAAGGCACTGTAGTGAAAGATGCCGGTGGAGTTGGAATGATCCTCATTGATGAAGCTGATAAAGATGTCGCCATTCCTTTTGCAATCCCAGCAGCCATTGTTGGAAATAGAGTTGGATATAGGATCTTATCTTACATAAAAAATTCAAG GAAACCTACATCAACAATTATGTCTGCCAAGACTATTATAGGATCTCGATCTGCACCTCAAGTTGCTCCATTTTCTTCAAAGGGTCCGAACGCGTTGACTCCTGAAATCCTTAAG CCCGATGTTCTAGCTCCGGGACTCAATATCCTGGCTGCCTGGTCTCCAGCAACCGCAAATATGAACTTCAACATACTCTCTGGAACTTCCATGGCTTGCCCTCATGTAACAGGAATCGTAGCCTTGATAAAGTCCGTGCACCAATCTTGGTCTCCTTCTGCCCTCAAGTCTGCTATTATGACAACTG CTACTACATGGAACAAGCACCGGAAACCCATTAGGGCAGGCCCAGATGGCCGGAAGGCGAATCCATTTGACCTGGGGTCGGGCTTTGTGAGGCCAAAGCAAGTCCTCGATCCTGGTCTGGTATATGATGCAACACCCTCTGACTACGAAGCTTTCCTCTGCTCGATTGGCTACAGCGACAGGAAACTGCAGCTGATCACAGGAGACAACAGGACTTGCAGTAGTAAAGTATCAACATCGGCCCTCAACTATCCTTCCATCACGGTCCCGGATTTGAAAAGCTCGTTTTCAGTGATCCGGACAGTGACAAATGTTGGGAGGCCGCGGAGTGTCTACAAAGTAGTGGTGTATCCCCCAACCGGTGTCAATGTTACTGTGGTGCCTAAGAGGCTGGTATTTTACAGGTACGGCCAAAAGATTAGCTTCACCGTTAAATTCGAGACGACTGCTCCAACCAGAGACTATGTGTTCGGGTCGTTATCATGGAGGAGCAGGAGGTCGTGGGTGACCACGCCATTGGTAGTCCGTGCCTTGAGTTCGAGGTCGGGTTTACAGATGTAG
- the LOC121783583 gene encoding rubredoxin-like translates to MSSSATRPSSFTLFTISAPFPPQPPPLLLFKTPTTFFTPLHHRAKTPISINSIDVSKEDKQDQDLPIPSEDEEPEPEPESNLDSRRLEEKFAVVNTGIYECRSCGYKYNETAGDPSYPIPPGFPFDKLPDDWRCPTCGASQSFFESKRMEIAGFEQNQQFGLGANTLTSGQKLLLIYGGLLLGFALFLSGYFLQ, encoded by the coding sequence atgtCTTCCTCTGCCACCAGACCTTCCTCCTTTACACTCTTCACCATCTCCGCCCCTTTTCCACCGCAGCCACCGCCGCTCCTGCTCTTCAAAACTCCCACCACATTCTTCACGCCCCTCCACCACCGCGCCAAAACCCCCATCTCCATCAATTCCATCGACGTCTCCAAAGAAGACAAGCAAGACCAAGACCTGCCGATTCCGTCGGAGGACGAGgagccggagccggagccggaGTCAAATCTCGATTCTCGGCGATTGGAGGAGAAATTCGCGGTCGTGAACACCGGAATCTACGAATGCAGATCCTGCGGGTATAAATACAACGAGACCGCCGGAGACCCGTCGTACCCGATTCCGCCGGGATTTCCATTCGATAAGCTTCCCGACGATTGGAGGTGCCCGACCTGTGGCGCGTCGCAGAGCTTCTTCGAGAGTAAGAGAATGGAGATTGCGGGTTTCGAGCAGAATCAGCAGTTCGGATTAGGTGCCAACACGCTCACGTCTGGTCAGAAACTTCTGCTCATCTATGGTGGTTTGCTTTTAGGGTTTGCTCTGTTCTTATCGGGATACTTTCTCCAATGA